A single Brevundimonas sp. SL130 DNA region contains:
- the ettA gene encoding energy-dependent translational throttle protein EttA, whose translation MAQQYIFQMQGLTKTFPGGRKIFENIWLSFYNDAKIGVVGVNGSGKSTLLKIMAGLDTEFTGEARAADGVKRGYLEQEPKLDDSLNVRENVEAWCEEKQWVNRFNAVAGELGENYTDELMEEMTALQEKIDAGDVWDIDSRIEMAMGALRCPPDDWEVSNLSGGEKRRVALARLLLSKPDMLLLDEPTNHLDAESVAWLQHHLENFPGCVILVTHDRYFLDLVTKWTLELDRGKGHPHEGNYSSWLEAKTKRVIQEQSESEARQRALTRELEWVRSGAKARQAKSKARLAAYERMVDEQESMRGAQTHAHIQIPPGPRLGNVVLEVEGLAKTYGDKTLFDNLTFKLPPNGIVGVIGPNGAGKSTMFKLITGQETPDGGTIKVGETVKLAYVDQSRDDLKPDETIWQAISGGTDVMMVGKREINTRAYVGSFNFKGGDQQKKVGQLSGGERNRVHLAKTLASGGNLILLDEPTNDLDIETLQNLEEALEEFAGCAVVISHDRWFLDRLATHILAFEGDGHVEWFEGNFEAYEQDKMRRLGADSIIPKRIQHQKFGR comes from the coding sequence ATGGCGCAGCAATATATTTTCCAGATGCAGGGTCTGACCAAGACCTTCCCCGGCGGCCGCAAGATCTTCGAGAACATCTGGCTCAGCTTCTACAACGACGCCAAGATCGGCGTCGTCGGGGTCAACGGCTCGGGTAAATCCACCCTGCTGAAGATCATGGCCGGCCTGGACACCGAGTTCACCGGCGAGGCCCGCGCCGCCGACGGCGTCAAGCGCGGCTATCTGGAGCAGGAGCCCAAGCTCGACGACAGCCTGAACGTCCGCGAGAACGTCGAGGCCTGGTGCGAAGAGAAACAGTGGGTCAACCGCTTCAACGCCGTCGCCGGCGAACTGGGCGAGAACTACACCGACGAACTGATGGAGGAGATGACCGCCCTCCAGGAGAAGATCGACGCCGGCGACGTCTGGGACATCGACAGCCGGATCGAAATGGCCATGGGCGCCCTGCGTTGCCCGCCCGACGATTGGGAGGTCTCCAACCTGTCCGGCGGTGAGAAGCGTCGCGTGGCCCTGGCCCGCCTGCTGCTGTCCAAGCCCGACATGCTGCTGCTCGACGAACCGACCAACCACCTGGACGCCGAATCCGTCGCCTGGTTGCAGCACCACCTGGAAAACTTCCCCGGCTGCGTCATTCTGGTGACCCACGACCGCTACTTCCTGGACCTCGTCACCAAGTGGACGCTGGAGCTGGACCGCGGCAAGGGCCACCCGCACGAGGGCAACTATTCCTCGTGGCTGGAAGCCAAGACCAAGCGCGTCATTCAGGAACAGTCCGAATCCGAAGCCCGCCAGCGCGCCCTCACCCGCGAACTGGAATGGGTCCGTTCGGGCGCCAAGGCCCGTCAGGCCAAGTCCAAGGCCCGTCTGGCCGCCTATGAGCGGATGGTGGACGAGCAGGAATCGATGCGCGGCGCCCAGACCCACGCCCATATCCAGATCCCGCCCGGACCGCGCCTGGGCAATGTCGTGCTGGAGGTCGAAGGCCTGGCCAAGACCTATGGCGACAAGACCCTGTTCGACAATCTGACCTTCAAACTGCCGCCCAACGGCATCGTCGGCGTCATCGGCCCCAACGGCGCCGGCAAGTCGACCATGTTCAAGCTGATCACCGGTCAGGAAACCCCGGACGGCGGCACCATCAAGGTCGGCGAGACGGTCAAACTGGCCTATGTCGACCAGTCGCGCGACGACCTGAAGCCGGACGAGACCATCTGGCAGGCCATCTCGGGCGGCACCGATGTGATGATGGTCGGCAAGCGCGAGATCAACACCCGCGCCTATGTCGGCAGCTTCAACTTCAAGGGCGGCGACCAGCAGAAGAAGGTCGGTCAGCTGTCCGGCGGTGAACGCAACCGCGTGCACCTGGCCAAGACCCTGGCTTCGGGCGGCAATCTGATCCTGCTCGACGAACCGACCAACGACCTGGACATCGAAACCCTACAGAACCTCGAAGAGGCCCTGGAAGAGTTCGCCGGCTGCGCCGTGGTCATCTCCCACGATCGCTGGTTCCTGGACCGTCTGGCCACCCACATCCTCGCCTTCGAAGGCGACGGCCACGTGGAATGGTTCGAGGGCAATTTCGAAGCCTACGAACAGGACAAGATGCGCCGCCTGGGCGCCGACAGCATCATCCCCAAACGCATCCAGCACCAGAAGTTCGGGCGCTGA
- the hemA gene encoding 5-aminolevulinate synthase, translating to MFDYKAAFERSVEQVRSEGRYRVFADLKRVRGQFPQAVRRRDDGSEQDVVIWCSNDYLGMGQHPDVLKAMQDEIEAVGAGAGGTRNISGTTRSAVDLEAELADWHHKEAALLFTSGYVGNEATLSTLQKILPGLITFSDALNHASMIAGIRQGGGERHIFKHNDLEHLEALLAAAPAEAPKLIAFESVYSMDGDIADLAGTVALAKKYGALTYLDEVHAVGLYGETGAGVAERDGLLDQIDIIECTLGKAIGVMGGYIAADARIIDAVRSWASGFIFTTSLPPALTAGALASVRHLKAHPELRHQHQERAATLKARFAAAGIPVMDSESHIVPVHVGNPIHCKMISDMLLDEYGVYVQPINYPTVPKGTERLRFTPSPNHTDAMMDHVVQAMDRLFAHCNVARRSVAA from the coding sequence GTGTTCGACTATAAGGCCGCCTTTGAACGCTCGGTGGAGCAGGTGCGCAGCGAAGGCCGGTATCGTGTCTTCGCCGATCTGAAGCGGGTGCGCGGTCAGTTTCCGCAGGCTGTGCGTCGCCGCGACGACGGGTCCGAACAGGACGTCGTCATCTGGTGCTCCAACGACTATCTGGGCATGGGTCAGCATCCGGACGTGTTGAAGGCCATGCAGGACGAGATCGAGGCGGTGGGCGCCGGGGCCGGCGGCACGCGCAACATCTCGGGCACGACGCGCTCTGCGGTCGATCTGGAAGCCGAGCTGGCCGACTGGCACCACAAGGAGGCGGCGCTGCTGTTCACCTCGGGCTATGTCGGCAACGAGGCGACCCTGTCGACCCTGCAAAAGATCCTGCCCGGTCTGATCACCTTCTCGGATGCGTTGAACCACGCCTCGATGATCGCCGGCATCCGCCAGGGCGGCGGCGAGCGTCACATCTTCAAGCACAACGACCTGGAGCATCTGGAGGCCCTGCTGGCCGCCGCCCCGGCCGAGGCGCCCAAGCTGATCGCCTTTGAGAGCGTCTATTCGATGGACGGCGACATCGCTGACCTGGCCGGCACCGTCGCCCTGGCCAAGAAATACGGCGCCCTAACCTATCTGGACGAGGTCCATGCGGTGGGCCTGTATGGCGAAACCGGCGCGGGCGTGGCCGAGCGCGACGGCCTGTTGGACCAGATCGACATCATCGAATGCACCCTGGGCAAGGCCATCGGGGTCATGGGCGGCTATATCGCCGCCGACGCGCGGATCATCGACGCGGTGCGCAGCTGGGCCTCGGGCTTCATCTTCACCACCAGCCTGCCGCCGGCCCTGACGGCGGGGGCCCTGGCCTCGGTGCGCCATCTGAAGGCCCATCCGGAACTGCGCCATCAGCATCAGGAACGGGCGGCGACCCTGAAGGCGCGGTTTGCGGCGGCCGGGATTCCGGTGATGGACTCCGAGAGCCATATCGTGCCGGTGCACGTCGGCAATCCGATCCACTGCAAGATGATCTCGGACATGCTGCTGGACGAGTACGGCGTCTATGTTCAGCCGATCAACTATCCGACCGTGCCCAAGGGGACCGAGCGGCTGCGCTTCACGCCCTCGCCGAACCATACGGACGCGATGATGGACCATGTGGTCCAGGCGATGGACCGCCTGTTCGCGCACTGCAATGTGGCGCGGCGGTCGGTGGCGGCCTGA
- a CDS encoding DUF6898 family protein, protein MSDDGPRSDLGEVIVETVRNGPYIKCSAIHVATGREVSAIGPVNEPKAVERVAIAKLRRALGL, encoded by the coding sequence ATGTCGGACGACGGCCCCCGCTCGGACTTAGGTGAGGTGATCGTCGAGACCGTGCGCAACGGCCCCTATATCAAATGCTCGGCCATCCATGTGGCCACCGGCCGCGAAGTCAGCGCCATCGGCCCGGTGAACGAACCCAAGGCGGTGGAGCGGGTGGCGATCGCCAAGTTGAGGCGGGCGTTGGGGCTTTGA
- the topA gene encoding type I DNA topoisomerase produces the protein MNLVIVESPAKAKTINKYLGSGYEVLASYGHVRDLPSKDGSVLPDDDFSMHWEADAKGAKRLSEIAEAAKRADRVILATDPDREGEAISWHVLEVLNKKKVLKDTHVERVTFNAITKSAVLDAMANPRQIDMELVNAYLARRALDYLVGFTLSPVLWRKLPGARSAGRVQSVALRIVVDREMEIEKFKAQEYWSIEADLNADSPPFTARLVKHEGKRVQRLDIKDEATAAAARAAIDAGDFTINSVEKKPVRRNPAPPFTTSTLQQEASRKLGFSAQRTMQAAQKLYEGVDETGGLITYMRTDGVQTTPEGIAQAREVIAKEFGPAFVPQEPRYYKTKAKNAQEAHEAIRPTNIARHPDSVRLDSDLQRLYELIWKRMVASQMEAARMDRTTVDIETPDGLTALRATGQVVTFDGFLAVYEEGRDEKQKGAEEDEGDDTSRLPALKEGAKAKVDAIRTDQHFTEPPPRYSEATLVKKLEELGIGRPSTYASTLSTLRDREYVRVDKNRFYPEDKGRLVTAFLEQFFAKWVEYDFTAALETRLDEVSAGQLDWKVLLREFWSDFHAATQAAGELRTTAILDALNESLGAHIFPAKEDGSDPRECPLCHQGQLSLKTSRFGAFIGCDRYPDCKYTRPVASPSAEDGSAESGDRELGIDPETGQPVQLKIGRFGPYVEITPPEGDKPKRSSLPKGWSPASLTLDQALRLLALPREVGVHPEDGKMITAGLGRYGPFVLHAGTYANVSDIDEVFEVGLNRAVALLAEKRAGRPGRGAATAPLKDLGAHPETGEPIHVMAGRFGPYVKSGKINATLPKGTAPEDLTVEDALPLLAAKAGAAPKKKAPAAKKAAAPKKAAAKKPAAKKAPAKKTKAKGED, from the coding sequence ATGAACCTCGTTATCGTCGAGAGCCCCGCAAAGGCCAAGACCATCAATAAATACCTCGGCTCCGGCTATGAGGTTCTGGCGTCCTACGGCCACGTCCGCGACCTGCCGTCCAAGGATGGATCGGTCCTGCCTGACGACGACTTCTCCATGCACTGGGAGGCCGACGCCAAGGGCGCCAAACGCCTGTCCGAAATCGCCGAGGCCGCCAAGCGCGCCGACCGCGTCATTCTCGCGACCGACCCCGACCGCGAAGGGGAGGCCATCAGCTGGCACGTGCTCGAGGTGCTGAACAAGAAGAAGGTGCTGAAGGATACGCACGTCGAGCGCGTCACCTTCAACGCCATCACCAAGTCCGCCGTCCTGGACGCCATGGCCAATCCCCGCCAGATCGACATGGAGCTGGTGAACGCCTATCTGGCCCGCCGCGCCCTGGACTACCTCGTCGGCTTCACCCTGTCGCCGGTGCTGTGGCGCAAGCTGCCGGGCGCGCGCTCGGCCGGGCGGGTTCAATCCGTCGCCCTGCGCATCGTCGTCGATCGCGAGATGGAGATCGAGAAGTTCAAGGCTCAGGAATACTGGTCCATCGAGGCCGACCTGAACGCCGACAGCCCGCCCTTCACCGCCCGCCTGGTCAAGCATGAGGGCAAGCGGGTCCAGCGTCTGGACATCAAGGACGAGGCGACCGCCGCCGCCGCGCGCGCGGCCATCGACGCCGGCGACTTCACCATCAACTCGGTCGAGAAGAAGCCCGTCCGCCGCAACCCGGCCCCGCCCTTCACCACCTCCACCCTGCAACAGGAAGCCTCGCGCAAACTGGGCTTTTCCGCCCAGCGCACCATGCAGGCGGCGCAGAAACTGTATGAGGGCGTCGACGAGACCGGCGGCCTGATCACCTATATGCGGACCGACGGCGTCCAGACCACGCCCGAGGGCATCGCCCAGGCGCGCGAGGTCATCGCCAAGGAATTCGGCCCGGCCTTCGTTCCGCAGGAACCGCGCTATTACAAGACCAAGGCCAAGAATGCTCAGGAAGCGCACGAAGCGATCCGGCCGACCAATATCGCCCGCCATCCCGATTCAGTGCGCCTCGATTCGGACCTTCAGCGCCTTTATGAGCTGATCTGGAAACGGATGGTCGCCTCGCAGATGGAGGCGGCCCGCATGGACCGCACCACGGTCGATATCGAAACCCCGGACGGTCTGACAGCCTTACGCGCCACCGGCCAGGTGGTGACCTTCGACGGCTTCCTGGCCGTCTATGAAGAAGGCCGCGACGAGAAGCAGAAGGGCGCGGAAGAGGACGAGGGCGACGACACCAGCCGCCTGCCTGCGCTGAAGGAAGGCGCCAAGGCCAAGGTCGACGCCATCCGCACCGACCAGCATTTTACCGAACCGCCCCCGCGCTATTCGGAAGCCACCCTGGTCAAGAAGCTGGAAGAGCTGGGCATCGGCCGCCCCTCGACCTACGCCTCGACCCTGTCCACCCTGCGCGACCGCGAATACGTTCGCGTCGACAAGAACCGCTTCTATCCTGAGGACAAGGGACGGCTGGTCACCGCCTTCCTGGAACAGTTCTTCGCCAAATGGGTCGAATACGACTTCACCGCCGCGCTCGAGACCCGTCTGGACGAGGTGTCGGCCGGTCAGCTGGACTGGAAGGTGCTGCTGCGCGAGTTCTGGTCGGACTTCCACGCCGCGACCCAGGCCGCCGGCGAACTGCGCACCACGGCCATTCTGGACGCCCTGAACGAAAGCCTCGGCGCCCACATCTTCCCGGCCAAGGAAGACGGGTCCGACCCGCGCGAATGCCCCCTGTGCCACCAGGGCCAGCTCAGCCTGAAGACCAGCCGGTTCGGCGCCTTCATCGGCTGCGACCGTTATCCCGACTGCAAATACACCCGCCCCGTCGCCAGCCCCTCGGCCGAGGACGGATCGGCCGAAAGCGGCGACCGCGAACTGGGGATCGACCCCGAGACCGGCCAGCCGGTGCAGCTGAAGATCGGTCGTTTCGGCCCCTATGTCGAAATCACGCCGCCCGAGGGCGACAAGCCCAAACGCTCGTCCCTGCCCAAGGGCTGGTCGCCGGCCTCCCTGACGCTGGACCAGGCTCTGCGCCTCTTGGCCCTGCCGCGCGAGGTCGGGGTCCACCCCGAGGACGGCAAGATGATCACGGCGGGCCTGGGTCGTTACGGACCCTTCGTCCTGCACGCCGGCACCTATGCCAATGTGTCGGACATCGACGAGGTGTTCGAGGTCGGGCTGAACCGCGCCGTCGCCCTGCTGGCCGAAAAGCGCGCCGGTCGTCCCGGTCGCGGCGCCGCCACGGCCCCGCTGAAGGACCTGGGCGCCCACCCGGAAACGGGCGAGCCGATCCACGTCATGGCCGGCCGCTTCGGGCCCTATGTCAAGTCGGGCAAGATCAACGCCACCCTGCCCAAGGGCACGGCGCCTGAAGACCTGACGGTCGAAGACGCCCTGCCCCTGCTGGCCGCCAAGGCCGGCGCCGCGCCCAAGAAGAAGGCCCCCGCGGCCAAGAAGGCGGCTGCACCCAAGAAGGCTGCTGCGAAGAAACCTGCGGCCAAGAAGGCGCCGGCGAAAAAAACCAAGGCCAAGGGGGAAGACTGA